In the Paenibacillus sp. FSL H7-0357 genome, one interval contains:
- a CDS encoding glycoside hydrolase family 3 C-terminal domain-containing protein, producing the protein MSTQSFGVPLEGFAEFSRVVAAEGAVLLKNEGQVLPLQASDNVAIFGRTQVNYYRSGTGSGGSVHVSHTTNLLDGLRSKQNISINQPLAAVYETWIESNPFDNGGGGWAAEPWHQKEMPLTDELVSEARAKSNKAIVVIGRTAGEDQDNADEPGSYQLNDEEKAMLKQVTAYFEQTVVVLNVSNIIDMSWLNDEGYAHPIPCVIYAWQGGMEGGNAIADVLAGEVTPSGKLTDTIAYSIEDYPSTRNYGNELKNFYQEDIYVGYRYFETFCPERVQFEFGYGLSYTRFEVKPEEAKVITKDGEAYIAIEVNVSNTGTAFAGKEVVQVYYEAPQGKLGQPAKALTAFVKTQLLQPGESQRLTVSFPVHSMASYDDAGVTGHASAYVLEAGTYRLYVGTSVKALAEVGVEGQSGYSVEALQVVEQLQEALAPTESFTRIHPGARKADGSYELTYVEVPKQKVSMADRIQSNLPETLAQTGNQGYKLRDVHEGKVSMEAFIAQLSDQDLAAIVRGEGMSSPLVTPGTASAFGGVSDQLFSYGIPVGCTADGPSGIRMDSGQKATQVAIGTLLAATWNAELVEELYVMEGRELLSNSVDALLGPGLNIRRSPLNGRNFEYFSEDPLISGIFAAACTRGIMKGGSNATLKHFACNNQEKYRSKVDAIVSERALREIYLKGFEIAVKQGGANSIMTSYNPVNGHWAASNYDLNTTVLRGEWGFKGIVMTDWWAIMNDVVDGGPADRRNTNWMVRAQNDLYMVVSNYGAETNVWGDNTIESLDNGTLTRGELQRSAINICEFLMQAPVFSREQVIAETVDAFKANPALAAGQAQTVADNAVVQTAAAGSTFIKVDQAGVYRIFASVMSPDTELAQSAANMTLNDQVVTTIQTNGTDGRWITLKLVKIELEAGLYEMKFDFVKPGMQINAIEFKQV; encoded by the coding sequence TTGAGCACACAAAGTTTTGGAGTTCCATTAGAAGGGTTTGCTGAATTCAGCAGAGTCGTCGCCGCAGAAGGTGCAGTGCTGTTAAAGAATGAAGGACAAGTTCTTCCGCTTCAGGCAAGTGACAACGTTGCCATTTTCGGCAGAACCCAGGTGAATTATTATCGCAGCGGAACCGGTTCGGGCGGCAGTGTCCATGTTTCGCATACAACCAATCTGCTGGATGGTCTTCGGAGTAAACAGAACATTTCCATTAACCAGCCATTGGCAGCTGTATATGAAACGTGGATCGAGAGCAACCCGTTTGATAATGGCGGCGGGGGCTGGGCTGCAGAGCCGTGGCACCAGAAGGAGATGCCTTTAACCGATGAACTGGTGTCAGAGGCAAGAGCCAAATCCAATAAAGCAATCGTAGTGATCGGACGTACGGCCGGAGAAGACCAGGATAATGCCGACGAACCGGGAAGCTACCAGTTAAATGATGAAGAAAAAGCGATGTTGAAGCAGGTGACGGCCTATTTTGAGCAAACCGTCGTTGTGCTGAATGTCTCCAATATTATCGATATGAGCTGGTTGAACGATGAAGGTTATGCGCACCCCATCCCTTGTGTGATTTATGCTTGGCAGGGCGGTATGGAGGGCGGCAATGCGATTGCCGACGTGCTGGCCGGAGAAGTGACACCAAGCGGTAAATTAACCGATACGATTGCTTATTCCATCGAGGATTATCCCTCGACCCGTAATTACGGCAATGAACTCAAGAACTTCTATCAGGAAGATATTTATGTGGGCTATCGTTATTTTGAGACGTTTTGCCCGGAGCGGGTTCAATTTGAATTTGGATACGGTCTATCGTATACCCGGTTTGAAGTGAAGCCGGAAGAAGCCAAAGTGATCACCAAAGATGGAGAAGCCTACATTGCTATTGAAGTAAACGTATCTAATACGGGAACTGCCTTTGCGGGAAAAGAGGTCGTTCAGGTCTATTATGAAGCGCCGCAAGGCAAGCTGGGCCAGCCGGCCAAAGCTTTGACTGCCTTCGTGAAGACCCAACTTCTCCAGCCGGGTGAATCGCAGCGTCTGACTGTAAGCTTCCCTGTTCATTCGATGGCCTCTTACGATGACGCCGGAGTGACCGGTCATGCTTCTGCTTATGTGCTGGAAGCCGGGACATACCGCCTTTACGTGGGAACCAGTGTTAAAGCGCTGGCTGAGGTTGGCGTGGAAGGACAGAGCGGTTACAGCGTGGAAGCTCTTCAGGTTGTGGAGCAGCTGCAAGAGGCGCTGGCGCCGACGGAGAGCTTTACAAGAATACACCCGGGAGCCCGCAAAGCAGATGGCTCTTATGAACTAACCTATGTAGAGGTGCCGAAACAAAAGGTTTCTATGGCCGATCGCATTCAGAGCAATCTCCCTGAAACCTTAGCGCAAACCGGCAATCAAGGATATAAATTAAGAGATGTCCATGAAGGCAAAGTCAGCATGGAGGCTTTCATCGCCCAGCTTAGCGACCAGGATCTGGCGGCGATTGTCAGAGGCGAAGGCATGAGCAGTCCGCTCGTTACACCGGGTACGGCTTCGGCTTTCGGTGGGGTAAGTGATCAGCTGTTCAGTTATGGAATTCCGGTTGGCTGTACCGCAGACGGCCCGTCGGGCATTCGCATGGACAGCGGGCAGAAGGCGACACAGGTTGCCATTGGAACCTTGCTGGCTGCAACCTGGAATGCTGAATTGGTGGAAGAGCTATATGTCATGGAAGGCCGGGAGCTGTTAAGCAACAGTGTAGATGCGTTGCTGGGACCGGGTCTGAATATCCGCCGCAGTCCATTGAACGGGCGCAATTTTGAGTATTTTTCAGAAGATCCGCTGATTTCAGGGATTTTTGCTGCAGCCTGCACCCGCGGGATTATGAAGGGCGGCTCCAACGCCACACTGAAGCATTTCGCCTGCAACAATCAGGAGAAGTACCGCAGTAAGGTGGATGCGATTGTGTCCGAACGGGCGCTCCGCGAGATTTATCTGAAAGGTTTTGAAATCGCGGTAAAACAGGGTGGAGCCAATTCGATTATGACCTCCTATAATCCGGTGAACGGGCATTGGGCGGCATCCAACTATGATTTGAATACTACGGTTCTTCGCGGAGAATGGGGCTTCAAGGGCATCGTGATGACTGACTGGTGGGCGATCATGAACGATGTCGTGGATGGAGGTCCTGCTGACCGGAGGAACACAAACTGGATGGTCCGTGCACAAAATGACTTGTATATGGTTGTCAGCAACTATGGTGCGGAAACCAATGTCTGGGGAGACAACACGATTGAATCCCTGGACAATGGCACCCTGACCCGTGGAGAGCTGCAGCGCAGCGCTATCAATATTTGTGAGTTCCTGATGCAGGCACCTGTATTCTCCAGAGAACAAGTGATTGCAGAAACGGTTGATGCCTTCAAGGCGAATCCGGCTCTTGCCGCTGGGCAAGCACAAACCGTAGCTGACAATGCAGTGGTCCAAACAGCTGCAGCCGGATCGACCTTCATAAAAGTTGATCAAGCGGGTGTATACCGGATCTTTGCAAGCGTCATGTCTCCGGATACAGAGCTGGCTCAGAGTGCAGCCAATATGACTCTAAACGATCAAGTGGTGACGACTATTCAAACCAATGGTACGGACGGCAGATGGATCACGCTGAAGCTCGTGAAGATTGAGCTGGAAGCAGGCCTCTATGAAATGAAGTTTGATTTCGTCAAACCAGGCATGCAGATTAACGCGATTGAATTCAAACAAGTGTAA
- a CDS encoding TIGR03915 family putative DNA repair protein, producing MFKTAALAYTYDGSFEGLLCCVFESYQWKETPLTIHSEGEGQGLLLESKWIETDNVKADRVLRSIPLRICPEAEELVRLGFWTCTPDKELLLLNFLYLGFTHGRKVMDMLADDTVNALQKAVQHLRREGHLFLGFVRFSVYGPVMAAVIEPRNYVLPVIQEHFCDRFQGESFMIYDKTHRMALIHQPGQEAIIPLQEWIPPEPDAAEEAYRRLWKKFYTAIGIQERRNDRLRSSLMPKRYWKHLTEMDGGTAAVPALTAKQAQTTRLKSKERRELHQVETAASSLQGRDPFQRE from the coding sequence ATGTTCAAGACGGCCGCTCTGGCCTATACCTATGACGGCAGCTTTGAGGGCCTGCTATGCTGCGTGTTTGAGAGCTACCAATGGAAAGAAACTCCGCTAACCATACATTCAGAGGGTGAAGGGCAAGGCCTGCTGCTGGAATCCAAATGGATTGAGACCGACAACGTCAAAGCAGACCGCGTACTGCGCTCCATACCTCTGCGCATCTGTCCTGAGGCCGAAGAGCTTGTCCGTTTAGGATTCTGGACATGTACGCCAGACAAGGAACTGCTGCTGCTGAATTTTCTGTATCTCGGCTTCACGCATGGCCGCAAGGTTATGGACATGCTTGCCGATGATACCGTGAACGCCTTGCAGAAGGCGGTACAGCATCTGCGGCGGGAAGGGCATCTCTTTCTCGGTTTTGTGCGGTTTTCCGTTTACGGTCCGGTCATGGCAGCGGTGATTGAACCCCGCAACTACGTGCTCCCTGTCATTCAGGAGCATTTCTGCGACCGGTTTCAGGGCGAAAGCTTCATGATCTATGACAAGACCCATAGGATGGCGCTGATCCATCAGCCCGGGCAAGAAGCCATTATTCCACTCCAAGAATGGATACCCCCGGAGCCGGATGCGGCTGAGGAGGCCTATCGCCGCCTGTGGAAGAAATTCTATACTGCCATCGGTATTCAGGAGCGCCGCAACGACCGGCTGCGTTCCTCCCTGATGCCCAAACGTTACTGGAAGCATCTTACGGAAATGGACGGGGGCACTGCGGCGGTACCGGCGCTCACAGCAAAACAGGCGCAAACTACACGACTGAAGAGCAAGGAGCGGCGTGAATTGCACCAAGTAGAAACAGCTGCGTCGTCCTTACAAGGACGAGATCCGTTTCAGCGAGAATGA
- a CDS encoding putative DNA modification/repair radical SAM protein yields the protein MEKLEILTASAKYDVACTSSGSDRKSQAGGMGNAVSMGICHSFAADGRCISLLKVLMTNSCVYDCAYCVNRKSNQTRRAAFTPEEIADLTMQFYRRNYIEGLFLSSGIMRNPDYTTEQLIAALELLRNVHHFGGYIHVKAIPGADDILLSRLGLLADRMSVNIELPSKESLGRLAPDKSKQSILKPMALIKEKINENSSDIVKYNHAPRFAPAGQSTQMIVGATPDTDYQILNLTEGLYRKYGLKRIFYSAYTPVVEHSLLPSLDTKPPLLREHRLYQADWLLRFYGFQAKELLDEAAPNFNPLLDPKCSWAINHREQFPVEINRVPYETLLRVPGIGVRSAQRIVKARRAGTLDFYALKKLGVVLKRAQFFITCKGKMLEGLKVGEHTLLRSLMSGQELSPFLQPQYEQLSLFDDTYLAALPAAGAAGLRKGESS from the coding sequence ATGGAGAAACTCGAAATTTTAACGGCTTCGGCCAAATATGATGTGGCCTGTACCTCAAGCGGGTCGGACCGCAAAAGTCAGGCCGGAGGCATGGGCAATGCCGTCAGTATGGGTATCTGCCACAGCTTTGCGGCCGACGGCCGCTGCATTTCACTGCTAAAGGTGCTCATGACGAACAGCTGTGTTTATGATTGCGCCTATTGTGTCAACCGCAAATCGAATCAGACGCGCCGGGCTGCATTTACACCGGAGGAAATCGCAGACCTCACCATGCAGTTCTACCGCCGCAATTACATAGAAGGCCTGTTTCTCAGCTCCGGCATTATGCGTAACCCCGATTATACAACCGAGCAGCTGATTGCCGCTCTAGAGCTGCTGCGGAACGTCCATCACTTCGGGGGCTATATCCATGTGAAGGCGATTCCCGGCGCAGATGATATATTACTGTCCAGACTCGGCCTGCTCGCCGACCGCATGAGCGTCAACATCGAGCTGCCCTCCAAGGAAAGTCTGGGCCGGCTTGCTCCGGATAAGAGCAAACAGTCCATTCTGAAACCGATGGCCCTTATTAAAGAGAAGATAAACGAGAATTCTTCGGACATTGTCAAATACAACCATGCTCCCCGCTTCGCACCGGCCGGGCAGAGTACACAAATGATCGTAGGGGCAACACCGGATACCGATTACCAGATTCTCAACCTCACGGAAGGGTTGTACCGGAAGTATGGGCTGAAGCGTATCTTTTACTCTGCCTACACCCCGGTGGTAGAGCATTCGCTGCTGCCTTCCCTGGACACCAAACCGCCGCTCCTGCGGGAACACCGGCTCTATCAGGCTGACTGGCTGCTGCGCTTCTATGGCTTTCAGGCCAAGGAGCTGCTGGATGAAGCGGCGCCCAATTTCAATCCGCTGCTTGATCCCAAATGCAGCTGGGCCATCAATCACCGCGAGCAGTTCCCGGTTGAAATCAACCGTGTGCCGTACGAAACGCTGTTGCGTGTACCGGGCATCGGCGTAAGGAGTGCTCAGCGGATTGTAAAAGCACGGCGGGCGGGGACATTGGATTTTTACGCGCTTAAGAAGCTCGGTGTCGTGCTGAAGCGCGCTCAATTTTTCATTACCTGTAAGGGGAAAATGCTGGAGGGGTTAAAAGTCGGCGAGCATACCCTGCTTCGTTCACTCATGTCCGGCCAAGAGCTGTCCCCGTTTCTACAGCCGCAGTACGAGCAGCTTTCCCTGTTCGATGACACGTATTTGGCAGCCTTGCCTGCAGCGGGAGCGGCAGGACTGAGGAAAGGAGAATCCTCCTGA
- a CDS encoding vWA domain-containing protein codes for MTGDLTGGLAPREKYTVQATQSTPALIIYLIDVSASMGLEMNNVRRIDLVKKALVSTIKQMVYRSTKGSRIAARYRIAILPYSDEVDDLLGGIKAIDQIARTATLPELTPMRFTDTALAFQRAEELLLEQLPLMQKCPAPLICHMTDGVHTGEDPEPVAKRIMEMSVPDGNVLIENIFINDHFLEEPVNDPRNWKGILPGMNLKDDYALKLRNMSSALPESYRKMMTEFSYTLQSGALMMLPGSSHEMVSLGFQISASTPIR; via the coding sequence ATGACTGGAGATTTAACCGGGGGATTAGCCCCCAGGGAAAAATATACAGTACAGGCTACGCAAAGCACTCCGGCATTGATTATTTATCTCATTGATGTTAGTGCTTCAATGGGGTTGGAAATGAATAATGTCAGAAGAATAGATTTAGTGAAAAAAGCATTGGTTTCTACCATAAAGCAAATGGTCTACCGCTCCACTAAGGGGAGCCGGATTGCAGCACGTTATCGGATCGCTATTCTTCCTTACAGTGACGAGGTGGACGACTTGCTGGGAGGCATCAAGGCGATCGATCAAATTGCCAGGACGGCGACGCTGCCAGAGCTTACACCCATGCGATTTACGGATACAGCACTTGCGTTTCAAAGAGCGGAGGAATTGCTTCTGGAACAGTTGCCCCTTATGCAGAAGTGTCCGGCTCCATTGATTTGCCACATGACTGACGGCGTGCATACGGGAGAGGATCCCGAGCCGGTGGCCAAACGGATCATGGAGATGAGTGTGCCTGATGGGAATGTGCTTATTGAGAACATTTTTATAAATGATCATTTTCTCGAAGAGCCTGTTAACGACCCGCGGAACTGGAAGGGGATTCTGCCCGGAATGAATCTGAAGGATGACTATGCGCTTAAACTCAGAAACATGTCTTCTGCACTTCCGGAAAGCTACCGTAAGATGATGACTGAATTCTCTTATACTCTGCAGAGCGGAGCTCTGATGATGCTGCCTGGCAGCAGTCACGAAATGGTATCTTTAGGCTTCCAGATATCTGCGTCTACTCCGATACGATAG
- a CDS encoding LytTR family DNA-binding domain-containing protein, whose amino-acid sequence MNVIFEADSALDRGVAKVSTHPAEKEHWGNIKEAIHTAEKKLVVINAKNDRHVQIGWSTVAVIEAEDRMCSVRVITGERYLLNKRLKVVDESLDSALFMKINNQTIINTGYIKEFSSTGNARIQVVLTDHSSYFVSRYYIKQFRGRYHD is encoded by the coding sequence TTGAACGTTATATTTGAAGCCGATTCAGCATTAGACCGGGGTGTCGCCAAAGTAAGTACCCATCCTGCGGAAAAGGAACATTGGGGGAATATTAAAGAGGCTATTCATACCGCAGAGAAAAAGCTTGTAGTGATCAACGCGAAAAATGACCGCCATGTTCAAATCGGGTGGAGTACGGTTGCTGTAATTGAAGCGGAAGACCGTATGTGCAGCGTACGTGTAATTACCGGAGAAAGGTATTTGCTCAATAAACGGTTGAAGGTTGTCGACGAAAGTCTGGATTCAGCCCTTTTTATGAAAATCAATAATCAAACCATCATCAATACGGGCTATATTAAAGAGTTTTCATCCACTGGCAACGCAAGGATTCAAGTGGTGCTCACGGATCATTCCAGTTACTTTGTCAGCCGCTATTACATTAAACAATTCAGGGGGAGATATCATGATTAG
- a CDS encoding ABC transporter permease translates to MNTIIGDYVRSHLKANKRSTMFIFTAILIAATLLCASGFLLYSQWLNEVDTTVKDRGNWHARLEQPVPAEQLKYIQLHPQVDEVYLESQHQSLQLEGTKRPYLNLVQLSDAAWENSPRTGRLLEGRIPKNKGEIIVSKLFFAENPQYQIGDSLQLPIGQRMLDGRPVADYAPRLQGETFQPAGEQAFIITGTINESSVSSYPCYSAYGFADMQTASPKELFNVSVRLRNISDAYETAPQLAGNIGQKPNASGSYAITYNTPLLALYGLKGPGVHGGIALTSGYVLSALLTMGLVMLLFTILIYNAFTVTTASQIRQLGILKSVGATPKQIRRIVLYEALGLACIAIPLGLLLGYAGMAVIIKAIDALLADSANNHLRIAFSWPIVGIAGAASFATVLLSAWTPARKLAKLLPIEAIRNVPATRKAGKTREYRWIHNRLSPEGGLAFSAFAANKKAYRTTIISLTLFITLLVGFQSFAVIWIADQKLALAQKQYTFELSMTTVEQPDPAMMKQLSGLSGVQQQVVYRKAEHSFKWDKQRIHPAFAAAGGFQDSYYLGDSGSSFPTDLLQEEGQPRIFLELKGLDSASFAAYCAQIGVDAALFADQGESKAIIVNRTSGNIPSFIEKYNIPETEYLQLAAGDSITIEEDHFSDQPHTGGEYKLAVGAVTGQYPALDEYHYPLDLVVIVPMDTYEGIVQKLSMERSLDYQSITYKMDIPREQLAVARQQAGEILNQYLPPEDWSITTLLSREESNRKALRSIELLVGGFAILLGCIGITGAFSTVSGNLSARRREFAILRSMGLSPRGMKRMLRLEGLYFGLLPSLLSIPILAGVCSIMLHYAIAATWKDFLAGIPWLQLAGCFILAAGSVGLAYQITGAKIRQENVIDAIKDENL, encoded by the coding sequence GATGAGGTCTATCTGGAATCGCAGCACCAGTCGCTACAGCTGGAGGGCACAAAGCGGCCTTATCTGAATCTGGTACAGCTGAGCGATGCCGCTTGGGAGAACAGCCCGCGTACAGGAAGACTACTGGAAGGCAGGATCCCAAAGAATAAGGGCGAGATCATCGTATCCAAATTATTTTTTGCCGAGAATCCCCAATACCAAATAGGAGACAGCCTTCAGCTTCCCATAGGGCAACGTATGCTGGATGGAAGGCCGGTGGCGGACTATGCCCCACGGCTCCAAGGTGAAACCTTTCAGCCTGCTGGTGAACAAGCCTTCATCATTACGGGAACGATCAATGAATCCTCCGTATCTTCTTATCCCTGCTACTCTGCCTATGGCTTCGCGGATATGCAGACGGCTTCACCGAAAGAGCTGTTTAACGTCTCCGTGCGGCTACGTAACATCTCTGATGCTTATGAAACGGCTCCGCAGCTGGCCGGGAACATTGGCCAGAAGCCGAATGCTTCCGGAAGCTACGCCATTACTTACAATACACCGCTTCTCGCCTTGTACGGGCTCAAGGGGCCTGGTGTCCATGGCGGAATTGCCCTAACCTCCGGGTATGTACTCTCTGCCCTTCTAACGATGGGGCTGGTGATGCTCCTCTTCACCATATTGATCTACAATGCCTTTACAGTTACAACAGCAAGCCAAATCAGGCAACTGGGTATTCTCAAAAGCGTTGGCGCAACACCGAAGCAAATTCGCCGCATTGTATTATATGAAGCCTTGGGACTGGCCTGCATCGCCATCCCCCTGGGACTGCTGCTTGGTTACGCCGGAATGGCCGTTATTATCAAAGCGATCGACGCCCTGTTAGCCGATTCTGCGAACAACCATTTACGCATTGCATTCTCTTGGCCCATCGTAGGCATAGCAGGGGCAGCAAGCTTTGCCACCGTATTATTGTCCGCATGGACGCCTGCCCGGAAACTGGCCAAACTGCTGCCGATAGAAGCCATCCGAAATGTCCCGGCTACAAGGAAGGCGGGGAAGACACGCGAATACCGCTGGATACATAACAGACTAAGCCCTGAGGGCGGGCTTGCGTTCAGCGCCTTTGCAGCCAACAAAAAAGCCTATCGCACGACGATAATCTCGCTCACGCTGTTCATTACGCTACTCGTAGGCTTTCAAAGCTTCGCGGTCATCTGGATAGCCGACCAGAAGCTGGCACTGGCCCAGAAACAATACACTTTCGAACTGTCTATGACCACCGTGGAGCAGCCCGATCCGGCTATGATGAAGCAGCTGTCCGGCTTGTCCGGTGTTCAGCAGCAGGTGGTGTACCGGAAGGCTGAACACTCCTTTAAATGGGATAAGCAGCGAATCCATCCGGCCTTTGCCGCTGCCGGTGGATTTCAGGACAGCTACTATCTCGGTGATTCCGGCAGCAGCTTCCCTACCGATCTGCTGCAAGAGGAGGGGCAGCCGCGAATTTTTCTGGAGCTGAAAGGACTAGACAGTGCCTCTTTTGCCGCTTACTGCGCCCAGATTGGGGTAGACGCAGCTCTATTTGCTGATCAGGGTGAGTCCAAGGCTATCATAGTTAACCGGACCAGCGGCAATATTCCCTCTTTTATCGAAAAGTACAACATCCCGGAAACGGAGTATCTTCAGCTTGCCGCCGGTGATTCAATCACTATTGAAGAAGATCATTTCTCTGACCAGCCGCATACGGGTGGAGAGTATAAGCTTGCAGTTGGTGCGGTGACCGGCCAATATCCCGCGCTCGACGAATATCACTATCCCTTGGATCTGGTGGTGATCGTGCCGATGGACACGTATGAAGGTATTGTTCAGAAACTCAGCATGGAGCGGTCGCTGGATTACCAGAGTATTACCTATAAGATGGACATTCCCCGGGAACAGCTGGCTGTGGCCCGGCAGCAGGCCGGTGAGATCCTGAACCAGTACCTGCCGCCCGAGGATTGGAGCATTACCACGCTGCTAAGCCGGGAGGAAAGCAACCGGAAGGCCCTCCGCTCCATCGAGCTGCTGGTCGGCGGCTTTGCCATCCTGCTCGGCTGCATAGGCATCACAGGTGCTTTTTCCACCGTATCCGGCAACCTTTCAGCCCGAAGACGCGAGTTCGCGATCCTTCGCAGTATGGGCTTGTCTCCCCGGGGGATGAAACGTATGCTGCGGCTGGAAGGACTATACTTTGGATTGTTGCCCTCCCTGCTGTCTATACCGATATTGGCCGGCGTCTGCAGTATTATGCTGCATTACGCAATTGCCGCTACGTGGAAGGACTTTCTGGCCGGGATCCCTTGGCTTCAATTAGCAGGCTGTTTTATCCTTGCCGCAGGCAGTGTAGGACTGGCCTACCAAATCACCGGCGCAAAGATACGGCAGGAGAATGTGATTGATGCCATCAAGGATGAGAACTTGTAA